In Marinibacterium anthonyi, the DNA window TCCGAGGAATAGATCCCGCCCACATGGGTCGGCGTTCCCTTGGCCTCGGCGGCGTCGGCGGCGGCCTTCAGCAGCGACCAATCGGCAGTCGGGGCAAAGTTCAGCTCGCGGAAGATCCCGGTCGAGGGCGTGTTCACGCTGGTCGAGCTCATCGCCAGGATCACGTCGCGCACATTCACATGTTCCTGCATGCCACCGCAGGATCCGATCCGGATCAGCGTCTTGGCCCCGTAATCGCGGATCAGCTCGTTCACGTAGATCGACAGGGAGGGCATGCCCATGCCCGATCCCTGGATTGTCACCCGATTGCCTTTCCAGGTGCCGGTATAGCCCAGCATGCCGCGAACCTCGTTCACCAGCTTGGGGCTTTCCAGAAAGGTTTCAGCTGCCCAGCGGGCGCGATAGGGGTCGCCCGGAAGCAGGACGGTTTCGGCAATGTCTCCGGCGGCGGCGCCAATATGGATGGTCACGCGGGCTCTCCTTCAAGTTCAATTGATCGGCGCCAGATTTTCCATCGGGCCGTCAAGGTCAAGTGCCCTAAAGCCCAAGGCGTTTCCAGGAAGGAACCCAGAAAAAGAAAAACCCGGCAAGTGTGCCGGGTTGGGTAAGCGCAGCGGGGATCCTTGGCAATTGCGGGTCACCGATCATCCGCTACGCTAGATTTCCGAGGTCCTTCAGATCTCCAGATCTTCGGGCGACGCCCCACTTGCCAGTGCTTCGTTGAACCAACCGGGTTTGCGGCCCCGGCCGGTCCACGTCTGAGCAGGATCTTCCGGATTGCGATACTTCGGAGGCGAAACCGGCTTTTCGTCGGCTTTCCGACGCGCTGCGTCTTGCCCATTCAGGACATCGGCCAGAGAAAATCCGAATTCAGCAGCAGCCTTTTCAGCCGCTTGCCGCGCTTGCGTACGCTCGCGCGTAACCGCGTCCTTCAAAGCCGTGTCCACCTGGCTGCGAAGATCCGAGAGTTCTTTGCTCGTCATGGTCGTCAGGTCAATAGGCATTTTTTTGCTCCTTTTTTATCCCCATCGCACGCTGTAATGATAGTGATTTTGCCGGGAAAGAAAAGAAGCGCAATTCGCTTTTTTTGTTCGATATCTGAACATAAGCGAATTGACGCCCTGTTGCATCAAGTACGCGGAAGTCGGAAATTTATTCTGCAGCCGCCGCCGCATGATCCGCCAGCCTGACAATGTCCTTCATGATCGCGTTCAACTCGAAATCCTTGGGCGTATAGACATGCGCCACACCGGCCGATAGAAGCGCTTCGGCGTCTTCATCGGGAATGATTCCGCCAACGATCACGGGAATGTGGCCCAGTCCTTCGTCGTTCAATCGCTGAAGAACCTCGCGCACCAATGGCAGGTGGCTTCCCGAAAGGATCGACAGGCCCAGCACGTGGCTCTGGTTCTCTCTGGCCTTCGAAACGATCTCGGCCGGGGTCAGGCGAATGCCGTCGTACGAGATGTCCATCCCGCAATCGCGCGCCCTGAATGCGATCTGCTCAGCTCCATTGCTATGCCCGTCAAGTCCTGGTTTCCCGACCATGAAATTCAATCTACGGCCGAGTTTGTCGCTCACAATATCAACCATTGAGCGTATTTCGTCCAGCCCTTCGGTCTTGTTCGACACGCCTTTCGACACGCCGGTGGGGCCCCGATAGGTGCCGTGGACCTTGCGCATTTCCTCGGCCCATTCCCCGGTCGTCACGCCGGCCTTCGCGGCCTGGATGGAAGGGGGCATGATGTTTTCGCCCTTTAGGGCGGCTTCTCGGAGAGATTTCAACGCTTTGGCAACCGCGGCTTCGTCGCGTTCGGCGCGCCAGGTGTCAAGGCGGGAAATCTGATCCTGTTCCGCGGCGGAATCGATCACCAGAATATCGCCGCCACCGGTCATCAAAGGCGACGGTTCCGTCGCCGTGAATTTATTCACACCGATAACAACCGTTTCGCCAGCCTCGATTTTGTTGATTCGTTCAGCATTCGAATCAACCAGCCGGGCTTTCATGTACTCGATCGCGGCCACCGCGCCCCCCATGCTGTCGAGGTTTGCAAGCTCTGCGCGGGCCTCTTCCTTCAGGGCTTCGACCTTGCTCTCGACGGTCGGGTTGCCATCGAAAAGGTCTTCATATTCAAGCAGATCGGTCTCATATGCGAGAATTTGTTGCATCCGCATCGACCATTGCTGGTCCCAGGGACGCGGTAGCCCCAGTGCCTCGTTCCAGGCCGGCAATTGCACCGCCCGCGCCCGCGCTTTTTTGGAAAGAGTAACGGCCAGCATTTCTATTAAAATTCTATAAACATTATTCTCCGGCTGCTGCTCGGTTAACCCTAGGGAATTGACTTGGACGCCATAACGGAATCTCCGGTATTTTGGGTCTTCGACGTTGTAGCGTGTCTGGCATATTTCATCCCAGAGGTCCACGAATGCGCGCATTTTACACATTTCTGTCACAAATCGAATGCCGGCATTCACAAAGAATGAAATGCGGCTGACCAGTTTTGGAAAGTCCTCGGCCGGCACACGCGGCCGCAACTCGTCCAGGACGGCCTGCCCGGTGGCCAGGGCAAAGGCCAGTTCCTGTTCGGGTGTCGCACCGGCTTCTTGCAGGTGATAGGAACAGACGTTCATGGGATTCCACTTGGGAACCTGCGAATAGCAGTATTCCGCCACATCGGCGATCATCTGCAGCGACGGTTTCGGCGGGCAGATATACGTGCCGCGCGACAGGTATTCCTTGATCAGGTCGTTCTGCACCGTGCCCTGAAGCGTCGAGATATCCGCGCCCTGTTCCTCGGCCACGGCTATGTACAATGACAAAAGCCAGGGTGCGGTGGCGTTGATCGTCATCGACGTATTCATCTGATCCAGCGGAATCTGATCGAACAAAAGGCGCATATCGCCCAAATGGCAGATCGGAACCCCGACTTTCCCGACTTCTCCGCGCGCCAGAACGTGATCGCTGTCATATCCTGTCTGCGTGGGCAGATCGAACGCCACCGACAATCCTGTCTGGCCCTTTGCCAGATTACCTCGGTACAGCGCATTTGAAGCTTCAGCGGTCGAATGGCCCGCATAGGTACGGATCAACCAGGGGAGGTCTTTCTTGATCTCGGTCATGACGTTGGCTCTCGGCTTGAAAGGGGAAATAATCTTGCGTGCTGAGTGTCTAAACCGAAATTTTAGACCTGTGTCAATTCGCTGCGACGCGGCGCGGATGCTTTCCCCTGTCGTCCGATGCAGGCGGGCAGGGGGGCGTGCGGGCGCGCCAGCGACCTGGCGGCGGCTTGCCGCTTATGCCGCAGATGCGAAGGCAATTTCTGCGGTCGCTGGGTCATAAAGTTTCAATTCAGATTGATTTGGTGTTGCATTGTTGCGCAACGTTTTCTACTTGAACGTCTGACCAGCGCCTTCTGCGGCGCGGCGACACACCATGAGGACAGGAGGCTCCGATGGCATTGGACACCGACAGCGGCATCGCCCAATACGAGGCGCCCGAGAAAGACCTGTATGAAGTGGGCGAGATGCCCCCGCTCGGCTACGTCCCGAAGAAGATGTATGCTTGGGCCATCCGCAAGGAGCGTCACGGCGAGCCGAATACCGCCATGTTGGAAGAGGTCGTGGATGTCCCCGAGCTGGACAGCCATGACGTTCTGGTCCTGGTGATGGCGGCGGGCGTCAATTACAATGGTGTCTGGGCGGCACTGGGCAAGCCGATCTCGCCCTTCGATGGTCATGGAGAACCCTATCATATTGCGGGTTCGGACGCGTCGGGCATCGTCTGGGCGGTCGGATCCAACGTGAAGACCTGGAAGGTGGGGGACGAGGTCGTCATTCACTGTAACCAGGACGACGGCGACGACGAGGAATGCAACGGCGGCGATCCGATGTATTCGCCCAGCCAGCGGATCTGGGGCTATGAAACCCCCGACGGGTCCTTCAGCCAGTTCACCCGCGTGCAGGCCCAGCAGCTGATGCCGCGCCCCAAGCACCTGACCTGGGAAGAGGCCGCCTGCTATACACTTACGCTGGCCACCGCCTACCGCATGCTGTTCGGCCACCCGCCGCACGAACTGAAGCCGGGGATGAACGTGCTGGTCTGGGGCGCCTCGGGCGGTTTGGGGTCCTACGCGATCCAGCTGGTGAACACGGCCGGCGCCAATGCGATCGGCGTGATCTCGGACGAGACCAAGCGCGACTTTGTCATGGGGCTGGGCGCCAAGGGCGTTCTGAACCGGAAGGATTTCAAGTGCTGGGGGCAGCTGCCCACCGTGAACACGCCCGAATACGGCGACTGGTTCAAGGAAGCGCGGAACTTCGGCAAGGCGATCTGGGACATCACCGGCAAGGGCAACAATGTCGACATCGTCTTTGAACACCCGGGCGAGGCGACCTTTCCGGTGTCGACCTTCGTGGTGAAGAAGGGCGGCATGGTCGTCATCTGCGCCGGAACCACCGGGTTCAACTGCACCTTCGACGTCCGGTACCTGTGGATGCACCAGAAGCGCGTCCAGGGGTCGCACTTTGCCCATCTCAAGCAGGCGGCGGCGGCCAACAAGCTGATGATCGAACGGCGGCTCGATCCCTGCATGTCCGAGGTCTTTGAATGGAAGGAGCTGCCGTCGGCCCACATGAAGATGCTGCGCAACGAACATCTGCCGGGCAACATGTCGGTGCTGGTCCAGGCGCCGCGGACCGGTCTGCGCACCTTCGAGGATGCACTGGAAGCCGGCAAGCGCTGACGCGACGCCTTTGGGAGGAGGCCGAATCGCCCGCTCGCAAGAGCGGGCGATTTGCGTTTCGCGGGGTGACCATGGGGATCAACAGGTTGCGAATCCGGCCCCTCACCAGATCTGGGGAGTAAAAAGACGCGAATTTCCTAACATGTTTGCACATGGTATGGTTGCATTAATCCCTCATTAACTCTCTAGGAGCGAGTTTGACCATGCAGAATGATTGGATACTGGACGTTCTCGCCGACCTGAAATCCTTTGCTGCGGCCAACGACATGACGACGCTGGCCGAACAGTTGGATGATGCCACTCTCATCGCGGCGGCCGAGATTGCGTCACAGGCGGAGAAGGCGCGTGGACGGTTCGAAAATAGCGCGGCAAGGGGAACTGAACTCCATTCTGGAGGCGCTGGACGCCACCAGAGAGCTTGAGGGGCTGCAGCGGGCGACCGAGGCGCTTCGCGGCCTCTACGGGGTCAACCACGTAGTCTATCACTGGGTCGACAGCGCCGGGGATCAATATGGCTGCGGCACCTATTCCGACGAATGGCGCGAACGTTACCTGCGGCAGAACTACATCCGGGTCGATCCGGTCATCATCGGTTGCTACCAACGGTTCCACCCGGTCGACTGGAAGCGGCTGGACTGGACCAGCAAGGCCGCCCGCGCCTTCCTGCAGGAGGCGCTGGATTACGGGGTCGGCAACCAGGGGTTTTCCGTGCCGATCCGGGGGCCCAACGGGCAGTTTGCCTTGTTTACCATCAGCCACGATTGTGACGACGACACCTGGGCCGCATTTACCGAAGCCAACAGCCGCGATCTGATCCTGATCGCCCATTACTTCAACCGCAAGGCACTGGAATTCGAACCGACCCGGCAACCGGAAACCGCTCAGACCTTGTCCCCCCGCGAGGTCGACGCGATGACCATGCTGGCCATGGGTTACAGCCGCGCCCAGACGGCCGAGGCGTTGTCGATCTCGGAACACACGCTCAGGGTCTATATCGAAAGCGCGCGGTTCAAGCTGGGCGCGATGAACACCACCCACGCCGTCGCCCGCGCCCTGGCGCGGGGCCTGATCGTCGTCTGACTACCTCTGACCGTCGCGTTTCCCCGGACCCGTTGCGCCAAGGTGGTTAACGGGGCGCGCGCCGTGGCCGGGCGGCGTTAACCAAGACAGCGGCAGCCTGTCCCCATCGCACGACGAAGGGGAACACCACATGCTGCGCTACATCTACGCTCACGACCTGCACAAGCATCCCGCCCTGGCCCGGTCCATGTACCGCGACCGCGCCTGCCAGTTCCGCGACCGGCTGAACTGGCCCGTCCAGGTCAATGCCGAGGGCGAGGAACGCGATGTCTATGACGCGATCGATCCGCTGTACGTGATCTGGCAGAACGAGGACGGCAGCCATGGCGGCTCCATGCGGTTCCTGCCGACCACCGGCCCGACCATGGTCAACGACCATTTCACCGACATCCTGGGCGGCGGCACCGTGGTGTCCCCGCTGATCTGGGAATGCACCCGCTTCTGCCTGTCGAAGGACGCCAAAAGCACCGTCGCGGCGGCCCTGATGTTGGGCGGCGGCGAGATCATGCGCGGCTTCGGCATCCGTCATTTCGTCGGCGTCTTCGACAACCGCATGACCCGGATCTACCGCGCCATAGGCTCGTCTCCGGAGGTTCTGGGCAGCCAGGGCGAGGGACGCGACCAGATTTCGGTCGGGCTTTGGGACTTCACGCCCGAGGCACAAACAAAGGTCGCCGTCCGCGCCCGAATCTCGCCCGAGATCTCGAAGCGCTGGTTCGACCGCGACTTCGGCGGCACCGTTCGCCCCATGTTCGCCAAATCCGCCTGACCGCATCTGGCGCAACCGGTGGCGCGGCCTTAAGGTCGCGCCATGACGGCGCTGCAACTGACCTTTTCCGATGACCAGGCCCACGCTTATGACAGCGTGGCCGACATGCTGCGCCGGGCTGGCGTCAATCTTGACGACGGGCTGCTGATCCCGCCGAAATCCGACGGGGCAGGGGTGGCCGCGGTGATCGGCAAGGCCGGATCGGGCAAGACGCTGCTGCTGGCCGAACTCTACAAAGCCCTGGTCGAAGCCGGGCTTGACGTGGTCTCCGGCGATTACGAAAGCCGCCGCAAATCCGACCGCCGCACGCTGGCGATCCTGGCGCCCACCAACAAGGCGGCCTCGGTCCTGCGCTTTCGCGGCGTGCCGGCCACCACGATCCACCGCATCCTCTACACCCCGGTCTACGATCCGGATTACGAACGGCTCGCCGAATGGCTCGCCGGCAACGAAGCCGACCGCCCCGAGATCGCCGACCTGACGGACGAGGCCTATGACCGTGCCGTCGCCTATTACGCCAAGAACAAGTCCATCCCCGCGACGCTGGCCGCCATCGGCCTGCGCGGATCCGATTTCATCACCGGCTGGAAACGGCGCGAGGATCCGCTGGACATCGGCTTTGTCGACGAGGCCTCGATGCTCGACGACCGCCAGTTCGAGGACCTGAAGGAAATCTTCCCGACCCTGCTGCTGTTCGGCGACCCGGCCCAGCTGGCGCCGGTGAACCAGTCCGGCTCCATGGTCTTCGACGCACTGCCCGAAAATCGCCGTCTCATGCTGTCGCGCATTCACCGGCAAGAGGCCGACAACCCGATCCTGGACCTCGCACATGCGTTGGCGGACCCCGATGTCGGCTTCGAGGATTTCGAACGCCTGGTCGAGGAAAAGGCCCGCCACGACGACCGCGTCGTCTGGGGCCAGCGGGTTGAAGTCGACCTGATGGCCCGCTCCCCCGTTCTGGTCTGGCGCAACGCCACCCGCATCCGGCTGATCAACGCCTTCCGCGCGGTCTACGACGCGCCCGAAGACGCGCTGCTGCCGGGCGAACCGCTGATCTGCGACGGCATCGAACTGCCCATGAAGCACCGCAAGCGCCGCCTGGACCTGGAAGCGCGCGGCCTGATCAAGGGCGCGCAGGTCGTCTATCTCGGCCCTGGCCGCAAACCCGGCTTCTCGCGCTTGCACGTGATCGGGGCGGAAGATCCCCAGGTCTCCGCCGCCTCCATCGTCAAGATCGAGAAACCGGACGAGGAAGAACCCTTCATCCCCTACGCCGCGCGCATGGGCGCGGCCTTCCTGCATGGCGCGGCGGTGACCATCCACAAGGCGCAGGGATCGCAATGGGACACGGTGCAGGTCTTCGCTCCCGACCTTTACGCCGCCGCGCGCATGGGCCGGACGGAAGCCGGCCAGCCCCTGTGGAAACGCCTGGCCTACGTGGCGATCACCCGCGCGCAAGAACGCCTGATCTGGGTGGTGCGCAACCGGCTGGCCAAACCGACCATGCCGCTCAGCATCGACGACCTGCGGTCCGCACCGGCGGCGACATTGGAACTGGAGGGAGAGGACACATGAAGACCATCATCATCACCGGCGCAAGCTCCGGCATCGGCGCGGCCACGGCGCGCCATTTCCTGGAAAACGGCTGGACCACGGGCCTGATCGCCCGCCGCGAAGGCCCCCTGAAAGACCTGTCAGACGGCCACCCCAACGCCATCGTGCTGCCCTGCGACGTCACCGACCCCGCGGCGGTCGAAACCGCCTTCGACAGTTTCGTCGCACAGACCGGCCGGCTCGACATGCTCTTCAACAACGCCGGCATGTTCGGCGTGAACGCCACCATCGACGAGGTCCCGGTCGAAACCTGGCTGCAGGTGGTGAACGTCAATCTCACCGGCATGTTCCTGAGCGCCCGTCAGGCCTTCAAGCACATGCGCGCGCAGGACCCGCAGGGCGGGCGCATCGTCAACAATGGCTCGATCTCGGCCCATGTGCCGCGCGACGGATCCATCTGCTACACCTCGACCAAGCACGCCATCACCGGCATGACCCGCACGCTCAGCCTGGACGGACGGCCCTTCGACATCGCCTGCGGGCAGATCGACATCGGCAACGCGCGCACGGAAATGGTCGACGAACAGAACCGCCGCCAGATCGCCGCCGGGCGCGAACCCGACCCGTCGATGGACGTGTCCAACGTGGTGAAGGCGCTGATGTACATGGCCGACCTCCCGCTCGAGGCCAACGTCCAGTTCATGACCGTCATGGCCACCAAGATGCCCTACATCGGCCGCGGCTGACCCTCAGGGCTCAGGGGCTGGGGCAGGGGCGCCACGTCCCTGCTTCTTTCTCTTCGAAAATACCCGGCGCAACGCCACCGCACTCCTACCGCCGCAAAAGAGCGAACCCCGCCGACGCCCCCCATCCCGCCAGCACCGCGACGGCCAGCGACAACAGCCCGTAGATCAGCGGTTTCTGGCGCGACAGCGTGTAGATCCAGCGCTCCAGCCCGACCTTGCGCACGTCGATCATCGTCTCGTATTGCGACACGACGGCGCCGCCGCGGGTCAGGAAGATCCGCGCGACATAGGTCCCTTCGGTCAGGTTCGACGGCATCTTGATCGACGACCGGAACAGCGTCTGCTGATCCAGCGCCACCGCCCCTTCAAGCCGCTGGTAAAGCCCGTTGCTGGTCCGCAGCCGCACCAGCGCGGTGATGAAACTGTCGGGATCGTCCACGTTGGCCGTTGCGCCCACCGCCCGGATCGCCCGGTCGATCGTCACGTTGTGGCGCAGGTTCTCGGTGGCGGACAGGACCTGGTCCAGCGGGCCGGTGCTGGCCACGGCATAGAAACTGGGGGCGCTGTCGATCGCCACGGCGGCGTTGTTGACCCAGATCCCGGCCACCCGCGCCTTGCGCCGGACCATCACCGGCTCGAACGGGCCGGCCACGGTGATCACCACTTGCAGCGGCGGGTCCTCGACAATGGGCACCTCGCGCTTGACCGCGCCAAAGATCAGGATGTCCGAGCCGTTGAAACTGGTGGTGATCGAGACCTTGTCGCTCGACAATCCCAGCACGACCTGTTCCGCCGCCGCGGGCCCCGCAAGCAGCGCCAGCAGGACAAGCAGGGCGCGGATCATCCGCCCAGGACCGGGCTGAGGGAATAAAGCTCCACCGGTTTCAGCAGCAGGTCCAGCGCCAGTTTGCCGCAGACCGCCAGCACCAGGGTGGCCAGCAGGATGCGCAGCTGTTCCGCCTTCAGCCGCAGGCCGATCTGGGTGCCGAACTGGGCGCCGATGACACCGCCGATCAGCAGCAGCAGGGCCAGGACCGCGTCCACGGTGTAGTTGGTCGTGGCATGCAGCAGCGTGGTGAAGGCGGCGACAAAGATGATCTGGAACAGCGACGTGCCCACGACCACCTTGGTCGGCATGTGCAGCAGGTAGATCATCGCCGGCACCATGACGAACCCGCCGCCCACGCCCATGACGGCCGACAGCACACCCACCAGCGCGCCCACAATCAGCGGCGGAATGACCGAGATGTACAGCCCCGAGGTCCGGAACCGGATCTTGAACGGCATCGCGTAGATCCAGCTTTTGTGACGCCGGGTCGCGGGCTTCTTCGGCCCGACCTTCCGCGCCCGCCGAATCGCCGTCAGGCTTTCCACGAACATCAGCGCGCCGACGATGCCCAGGAAGAACACGTAGGACAGCTGCACCAGCAGGTCGACCTGGCCCAGGCTTTTCATGTAGTTGAAGACGATCATGCCCAGGGCCGACCCGATCAGCCCCCCGACCAGCAGCACGCCGCCCATCTTGAAATCGACCGTCTTGCGCCTGAGATGCGCCAGCAGGCCAGACACCGACGAGGCCACGATCTGGTTGGCCTGGGTCGCCACGGCGACCGCCGGGGGAATGCCGATGAAGAACAGCATCGGCGTTGCCAGGAACCCGCCGCCCACGCCGAACATGCCGGACAGGACGCCGACAAGACCTCCCAGACCGAGGATCAGGAATGCGTTGACGGAGATTTCGGCGACGGGGAGATAGACTTGCATGATCTCACCCTAGATCGCTCGGGGTCGTTTGGGCAACCGAGGTCGAGAAAGCTGTCCACTCCTCGAACCCCGGGTGCCACATCTCAGCGTTCCTTCACGTAGGGGTCGCCACCCGCGCGGGGCGGGATGGCCTTGCCGACGAAGCCGGCCAGGATCACCACGGTCAGGATGTAGGGCAGGGCGTCCATTACCTGCACCGGGATCACGATGCCGCCCAGGTTGATGTTCTGGTACCTGAGCGCCACCGCCTGCAGCAGCCCGAACAGCAGGCAGGCCCAAAGGGCATGCCACGGCCGCCACTTGGCAAAGATCAGCGCGGCCAGCGCGATATAGCCGCGCCCCGCCGTCATGTCCTTGACGAATCCCGCCTGCAGCGCGGTCGACAGATACGCCCCCGCGATCCCGCAAAGCACGCCGCAGATCATCACCGCCGCGAACCGCATGCCCGCGACCGAGACGCCGGCGGTGTCGACGGCGGCCGGGTTTTCCCCCACCGCGCGCAGGCGCAGGCCGAACCGGGTGCGGAACAGGATCCACCAGGTCAGCGGCACGAAGGCGAAGGCCATGTAGACCAGGATCGAATGGCCCGAGATCAGTTCAAAGTAAATCGGCCCGATGACCGGCACGTCGGCCAGCGCTTCGGCGAAGGGCAGGGTGATCGGCGTAAATCGCGCGCCCCCGAACAGCGACGGCGTGCGCCCGCCCTGGCTGAACCAGTCCTGCGCGGCCAGCACCGTGACCCCCTGGGCCAGCATGGTGACGGCCAGCCCGGAAATCAGCTGGTTGCCCCGGAAGGTGATCGAGGCCAGCCCGTGCAGCAGGCTTAGCGCCATCGACGCGGCGATGCCCGCCAGCAGGCCCAGCCACACCGACCCGCTGACATAGGCGATCGCGGCCGACAGGAAGGCGGCCGCCAGCATCTTGCCTTCCAGCCCGATGTCGAAGACCCCGGCGCGTTCGGAAAACAACCCCGCCAGGCAGGCCAGCAGCAGCGGCGTGGTCAGGCGAACGGTGGAATCCAACACCTGGATGAGCGTGAGAAAATCCATCAGGCCCCGCGCCTCCGCATCGACAGGAAGAGCTTTTCAAGCGGCATCCGGACCATGTTGTCCAAAGCTCCGGTAAACAGGATCACCAGCGCCTGGATCACCACGATCAGTTCGCGCGGGATGTTGGTCCACAGCGCCAGTTCCGCGCCCCCCTGGTAGAGGAACCCGAAGAGGATCGCCGCCAGGAACACGCCGAAGGGATGGTTGCGCCCCATCAGCGCGACGGCGATCCCGATGAACCCCGCGCCCTCGGTGGCGTTCAGCACCAGCCGTTCGGCTTCGCCCATCACGTTGTTGATCGCCATCATCCCGGCCAGCCCGCCCGAGATCAGCATGGTGATCATGATGATGCGGAACGGCGGGATCCCGGCGTACAGCGCGCCGGTTTCCGAATGGCCATAGGCGCGGATCTCGTACCCCAGCCGGGTGCGCCAGATCAGCACCCAGACCAGCACGCAGGCCACCAACGCCACCACCAGCGAAAAATTCGCCGGCGCCGATTTCGAGAATTCGATGCCGAAGGGGGTCAGCATCTCGTGCAGGGTGGGCAGGTGGACGGTGGCGGGAAACCGCGCGGTCGCCGGGTCCATGGCGCCTTGGGGCTTGAGCGTATTGACCAGCATGTAGTTCAGCAGCGCCGAGGCGATGAAGTTGAACATGATGGTGGTGATCACGATATGGCTGCCGCGCGCCGCCTGCAGGTAGGCCGGGATCGCCGCCCAGGCCGCGCCGAAGATGGCGGCGGCGGCGGTAGCGACCAGCAGCGCGATCGTCCAGTGCGGAAAGGGGATGTAAAGCAGCACCAGCGCCACGCCCAGCCCGCCCAGCATCGCCTGGCCTTCGCCCCCGATGTTGAACAGCCGCGCGTGATAGGCCACCGCCACGGCAAGCCCGGTGAACATGAAGCTGGTCGCGTAATACAGCGTGTAGCCCCAGCCATAGGTCGACCCCAGCGCGCCGGTGACCATCAGCTTCAGCGCCTCGACCGGGTTCTCCCCGATGGCGACGATGACGATGGCCGACAGGATCGCCGCCAGCAGCAGCGAGATCACCGGGATCAGCACCACGTCGGCCCATTTGGGCATCTTGTCCATGTCAGGCGGCCTCCCCGGATACACCGGCCATCAGCAGGCCCAGTTCTTTCTCGTCGGTCTGGTCGGGCAGGCGTTCGCCCATCACGTGACCATCGAACATGACCGCGATCCGGTCCGAGAGCGAGAAGATCTCCTCGAGTTCGACCGAGACCAGCAGCACCGCCTTGCCCGCGTCGCGCAGCGCGACGATCTGCTTGTGGATGAATTCGATGGCGCCGATGTCGACGCCCCGCGTCGGCTGGCCCACCAGCAGCAGGTCCGGGTTCCGCTCGATCTCGCGCGCGACGACGATCTTCTGCTGGTTCCCGCCCGAAAAATTCTTGGCCGCCAGCCAGGCATTGGGCGGGCGGATGTCGAATTTCTGAATCTTGGCCTCGGTATCCTTCTGCAGGGCCGCGTTGTCCATCAGCGGACCCTTGGAATAGATCGGATCGTGGTGATAGCCGAAGGCCACGTTTTCCCAGGCGTGGAAATCCATGATCAGGCCTTCGCGCTGCCGGTCCTCGGGGACGTGGGCGATGCCAATGTCACGGATGGCCCGGCCGTTGGCGCCGATCAGCTCCAGCGGCTTGCCGTTCAACAGGACCTCTCCGGTGCCCGCGCGCATGCCGCCCAGCACTTCCAGCAGCTCGGACTGGCCATTGCCGGCAACCCCGGCGATGCCCAGGATCTCGCCCGCGCGCACCGTCAGGTCGATGCCCTTGACCCGTTCGACGCCCTTTTCGTCGGTGACCCGCAGGCCCTTGATTTCCAGCACCTTGGCCCCGGGTCGCGCCGGCGCCTTGTCGACGCGCAGCAGCACCTTGCGGCCAACCATCAGCTCGGCCAGCTCCTCGGGGTTGGTTTGTGATGTCTTGCGGGTCGCCACCATTTCGCCGCGGCGCATGACGGACACTGTATCGGTCGCCTCCATGATCTCTCGCAGCTTGTGGGTGATGAGGATGATCGTCTTGCCCTCGTCCTTCAGGCGGTGAAGGATCCGGAACAGCTGGTCGGCCTCGGCCGGGGTCAGCACGCCGGTGGGCTCGTCCAGGATCAGGATCTGCGCCTCGCGGTAGA includes these proteins:
- a CDS encoding Dtr system oriT relaxase translates to MTALQLTFSDDQAHAYDSVADMLRRAGVNLDDGLLIPPKSDGAGVAAVIGKAGSGKTLLLAELYKALVEAGLDVVSGDYESRRKSDRRTLAILAPTNKAASVLRFRGVPATTIHRILYTPVYDPDYERLAEWLAGNEADRPEIADLTDEAYDRAVAYYAKNKSIPATLAAIGLRGSDFITGWKRREDPLDIGFVDEASMLDDRQFEDLKEIFPTLLLFGDPAQLAPVNQSGSMVFDALPENRRLMLSRIHRQEADNPILDLAHALADPDVGFEDFERLVEEKARHDDRVVWGQRVEVDLMARSPVLVWRNATRIRLINAFRAVYDAPEDALLPGEPLICDGIELPMKHRKRRLDLEARGLIKGAQVVYLGPGRKPGFSRLHVIGAEDPQVSAASIVKIEKPDEEEPFIPYAARMGAAFLHGAAVTIHKAQGSQWDTVQVFAPDLYAAARMGRTEAGQPLWKRLAYVAITRAQERLIWVVRNRLAKPTMPLSIDDLRSAPAATLELEGEDT
- a CDS encoding D-allose transporter subunit, yielding MDKMPKWADVVLIPVISLLLAAILSAIVIVAIGENPVEALKLMVTGALGSTYGWGYTLYYATSFMFTGLAVAVAYHARLFNIGGEGQAMLGGLGVALVLLYIPFPHWTIALLVATAAAAIFGAAWAAIPAYLQAARGSHIVITTIMFNFIASALLNYMLVNTLKPQGAMDPATARFPATVHLPTLHEMLTPFGIEFSKSAPANFSLVVALVACVLVWVLIWRTRLGYEIRAYGHSETGALYAGIPPFRIIMITMLISGGLAGMMAINNVMGEAERLVLNATEGAGFIGIAVALMGRNHPFGVFLAAILFGFLYQGGAELALWTNIPRELIVVIQALVILFTGALDNMVRMPLEKLFLSMRRRGA
- a CDS encoding Putative transmembrane protein — its product is MIRALLVLLALLAGPAAAEQVVLGLSSDKVSITTSFNGSDILIFGAVKREVPIVEDPPLQVVITVAGPFEPVMVRRKARVAGIWVNNAAVAIDSAPSFYAVASTGPLDQVLSATENLRHNVTIDRAIRAVGATANVDDPDSFITALVRLRTSNGLYQRLEGAVALDQQTLFRSSIKMPSNLTEGTYVARIFLTRGGAVVSQYETMIDVRKVGLERWIYTLSRQKPLIYGLLSLAVAVLAGWGASAGFALLRR
- a CDS encoding L-arabinose transporter permease protein, yielding MDFLTLIQVLDSTVRLTTPLLLACLAGLFSERAGVFDIGLEGKMLAAAFLSAAIAYVSGSVWLGLLAGIAASMALSLLHGLASITFRGNQLISGLAVTMLAQGVTVLAAQDWFSQGGRTPSLFGGARFTPITLPFAEALADVPVIGPIYFELISGHSILVYMAFAFVPLTWWILFRTRFGLRLRAVGENPAAVDTAGVSVAGMRFAAVMICGVLCGIAGAYLSTALQAGFVKDMTAGRGYIALAALIFAKWRPWHALWACLLFGLLQAVALRYQNINLGGIVIPVQVMDALPYILTVVILAGFVGKAIPPRAGGDPYVKER
- the ycdF_1 gene encoding Glucose 1-dehydrogenase 2, yielding MKTIIITGASSGIGAATARHFLENGWTTGLIARREGPLKDLSDGHPNAIVLPCDVTDPAAVETAFDSFVAQTGRLDMLFNNAGMFGVNATIDEVPVETWLQVVNVNLTGMFLSARQAFKHMRAQDPQGGRIVNNGSISAHVPRDGSICYTSTKHAITGMTRTLSLDGRPFDIACGQIDIGNARTEMVDEQNRRQIAAGREPDPSMDVSNVVKALMYMADLPLEANVQFMTVMATKMPYIGRG
- a CDS encoding Sulfite exporter TauE/SafE, encoding MQVYLPVAEISVNAFLILGLGGLVGVLSGMFGVGGGFLATPMLFFIGIPPAVAVATQANQIVASSVSGLLAHLRRKTVDFKMGGVLLVGGLIGSALGMIVFNYMKSLGQVDLLVQLSYVFFLGIVGALMFVESLTAIRRARKVGPKKPATRRHKSWIYAMPFKIRFRTSGLYISVIPPLIVGALVGVLSAVMGVGGGFVMVPAMIYLLHMPTKVVVGTSLFQIIFVAAFTTLLHATTNYTVDAVLALLLLIGGVIGAQFGTQIGLRLKAEQLRILLATLVLAVCGKLALDLLLKPVELYSLSPVLGG